The Rhododendron vialii isolate Sample 1 chromosome 8a, ASM3025357v1 genome has a window encoding:
- the LOC131335472 gene encoding DNA-repair protein XRCC1 isoform X2 produces the protein MTDPRASLHNGANTKAGRSLPSWISARESETKSHGKKAADEENDGTKTSKQAKESSPSKKPESSKKSSPSSSGPTNFSKLLEGVVFVLSGFVNPERSTLRSQALEMGAEYQQDWNSNCTLLVCAFANTPKFRQVEADCGTIVSKEWISECYNQRKLVDIEIYLMHAGKPWRKQNISNKSSQDLESSLSRKSLTQIDRRSHAASPKVKQSGSSNPAKECFCPSKVKKWAIDDLNKTVSWLESQEEKPEASEIKSIAAEGILTCLQDAIDSLKEKQDVQQMTEQWNFIPLVVEELAKFESTTNGSAVLSKEELCREAMNCKKIYEVEFRKLDDDSLADKKRPRTDETKKGYKGRTRAFTGDEAAYDSDETIEMTEEDVELAYNAVASKLKR, from the exons ATGACTGATCCAAGGGCGAGCCTTCATAATGGAGCTAATACAAAAGCGGGACGAAGTCTCCCTTCATGGATAAGTGCGAGAGAGAGTGAGACCAAATCTCATGGAAAGAAGGCAGCTGATGAGGAAAATGATGGCACCAAAACATCTAAACAAGCTAAAGAGTCATCTCCTTCCAAGAAACCTGAAAGCAGCAAAAAATCTTCTCCATCAAGTTCGGGCCCCACAAACTTCTCCAAACTTTTG GAAGGTGTTGTATTTGTATTGTCAGGATTTGTTAATCCAGAACGCAGCACCTTGCGATCTCAGGCACTGGAGATGGGAGCAGAATATCAACAGGACTGGAACTCGAATTGCACCCTCTTGGTTTGTGCATTTGCAAACACCCCAAAGTTTCGACAGGTTGAGGCAGACTGCGGAACTATTGTTTCTAAG GAGTGGATATCAGAGTGTTACAACCAGAGAAAGCTTGTTGATATTGAAATTTACCTTATGCATGCTGGGAAACCATGGCGGAAGCAAAATATTTCCAACAAATCAagccaag ACCTGGAATCTTCTTTGTCTAGGAAATCTCTGACGCAAATAGATAGAAGATCGCATGCTGCTTCTCCCAAG GTAAAGCAGAGTGGATCTTCTAATCCTGCTAAGGAGTGTTTCTGTCCTTCTAAAGTGAAGAAGTGGGCTATTGATGATTTGAATAAAACTGTCTCATGGCTAGAGAGCCAAGAAGAAAAG CCAGAGGCGAGTGAAATAAAGAGTATAGCTGCTGAAGGAATCCTAACCTGTTTACAAGACGCTATTGATTCGCTCAAGGAAAAGCAG GATGTCCAACAAATGACTGAGCAATGGAATTTCATCCCTCTCGTGGTTGAGGAGCTGGCAAAGTTTGAAAGCACTACAAATGGTTCAGCAGTGCTCTCGAAGGAAGAACTTTGCAGGGAAGCAATGAACTGTAAGAAGATTTACGAGGTTGAATTTCGCAAACTTGATGATGATTCATTAGCGGATAAGAAACGGCCTAGAACTGATGAGACTAAGAAGGGTTACAAAGGTAGAACCCGAGCTTTCACCGGTGACGAAGCAGCTTATGACAGTGATGAAACAATTGAGATGACCGAGGAGGATGTAGAACTTGCTTACAATGCTGTAGCTTCTAAGCTTAAACGCTGA
- the LOC131335472 gene encoding DNA-repair protein XRCC1 isoform X1, which produces MTDPRASLHNGANTKAGRSLPSWISARESETKSHGKKAADEENDGTKTSKQAKESSPSKKPESSKKSSPSSSGPTNFSKLLEGVVFVLSGFVNPERSTLRSQALEMGAEYQQDWNSNCTLLVCAFANTPKFRQVEADCGTIVSKEWISECYNQRKLVDIEIYLMHAGKPWRKQNISNKSSQVADLESSLSRKSLTQIDRRSHAASPKVKQSGSSNPAKECFCPSKVKKWAIDDLNKTVSWLESQEEKPEASEIKSIAAEGILTCLQDAIDSLKEKQDVQQMTEQWNFIPLVVEELAKFESTTNGSAVLSKEELCREAMNCKKIYEVEFRKLDDDSLADKKRPRTDETKKGYKGRTRAFTGDEAAYDSDETIEMTEEDVELAYNAVASKLKR; this is translated from the exons ATGACTGATCCAAGGGCGAGCCTTCATAATGGAGCTAATACAAAAGCGGGACGAAGTCTCCCTTCATGGATAAGTGCGAGAGAGAGTGAGACCAAATCTCATGGAAAGAAGGCAGCTGATGAGGAAAATGATGGCACCAAAACATCTAAACAAGCTAAAGAGTCATCTCCTTCCAAGAAACCTGAAAGCAGCAAAAAATCTTCTCCATCAAGTTCGGGCCCCACAAACTTCTCCAAACTTTTG GAAGGTGTTGTATTTGTATTGTCAGGATTTGTTAATCCAGAACGCAGCACCTTGCGATCTCAGGCACTGGAGATGGGAGCAGAATATCAACAGGACTGGAACTCGAATTGCACCCTCTTGGTTTGTGCATTTGCAAACACCCCAAAGTTTCGACAGGTTGAGGCAGACTGCGGAACTATTGTTTCTAAG GAGTGGATATCAGAGTGTTACAACCAGAGAAAGCTTGTTGATATTGAAATTTACCTTATGCATGCTGGGAAACCATGGCGGAAGCAAAATATTTCCAACAAATCAagccaag TTGCAGACCTGGAATCTTCTTTGTCTAGGAAATCTCTGACGCAAATAGATAGAAGATCGCATGCTGCTTCTCCCAAG GTAAAGCAGAGTGGATCTTCTAATCCTGCTAAGGAGTGTTTCTGTCCTTCTAAAGTGAAGAAGTGGGCTATTGATGATTTGAATAAAACTGTCTCATGGCTAGAGAGCCAAGAAGAAAAG CCAGAGGCGAGTGAAATAAAGAGTATAGCTGCTGAAGGAATCCTAACCTGTTTACAAGACGCTATTGATTCGCTCAAGGAAAAGCAG GATGTCCAACAAATGACTGAGCAATGGAATTTCATCCCTCTCGTGGTTGAGGAGCTGGCAAAGTTTGAAAGCACTACAAATGGTTCAGCAGTGCTCTCGAAGGAAGAACTTTGCAGGGAAGCAATGAACTGTAAGAAGATTTACGAGGTTGAATTTCGCAAACTTGATGATGATTCATTAGCGGATAAGAAACGGCCTAGAACTGATGAGACTAAGAAGGGTTACAAAGGTAGAACCCGAGCTTTCACCGGTGACGAAGCAGCTTATGACAGTGATGAAACAATTGAGATGACCGAGGAGGATGTAGAACTTGCTTACAATGCTGTAGCTTCTAAGCTTAAACGCTGA